In Serratia sp. FDAARGOS_506, a genomic segment contains:
- a CDS encoding glutamine synthetase family protein encodes MQTNIVEVENFVQHSEERRSSAFQREVKKYLERYPLTQHVDVLLTDLNGSFRGKRIPVGGLSKLEKGCYFPASVFAMDILGNVVEEAGLGQELGEPDHVCVPVPGTLTPSAADPQYIAQVLLTMLDEDGTPFDVEPRNVLNRVWQRLRQRGLSPVVAVELEFYLIDRQRDAEGYLQPPCAPGTQERNTQSQVYSVDNLNHFADVLSEIDELARLQGIPADGAVAEASPGQFEVNLHHTDDVLQACDHALALKRLVRMVAENHNMQATFMAKPYEEHAGSGMHVHISMLNAQGNNVFADDDGEDSALLKQALAGMIALMPSSMALLAPNVNAYRRFQPGMYVPTQASWGHNNRTVALRIPCGDRDNHRVEYRVAGADANPYLVMATILAGIVYGLETALPLPEPVTGNGLEQDGLPFPIRQSDALYEFEHQPVLNALLGERFSHVYLACKTDELVQFERLITETEIEWMLKNA; translated from the coding sequence ATGCAGACCAACATCGTAGAAGTGGAAAACTTTGTTCAACACAGTGAAGAGAGACGAAGTAGCGCGTTCCAGCGTGAAGTGAAGAAGTACCTGGAACGTTATCCATTAACCCAACATGTCGACGTACTGTTGACCGATCTGAACGGCAGCTTCCGCGGTAAGCGTATCCCGGTCGGCGGCCTGAGCAAGCTGGAGAAGGGCTGCTACTTCCCGGCGTCGGTATTTGCGATGGATATTCTCGGCAACGTGGTGGAAGAGGCCGGGTTGGGGCAGGAGTTGGGCGAGCCGGATCACGTGTGCGTGCCGGTGCCGGGCACGCTGACGCCATCGGCGGCGGATCCGCAATATATCGCGCAGGTGCTGCTCACCATGCTGGATGAAGATGGCACTCCCTTTGACGTTGAACCGCGCAATGTGCTGAACCGAGTGTGGCAGCGTTTGCGTCAGCGCGGGCTTTCCCCCGTGGTAGCGGTAGAGTTGGAGTTCTATCTCATCGATCGTCAACGCGACGCGGAGGGCTATCTGCAGCCGCCGTGTGCGCCGGGCACGCAAGAGCGCAACACTCAAAGCCAGGTGTATTCCGTCGATAACCTGAACCATTTCGCCGACGTGCTGAGCGAGATCGACGAACTGGCGCGTTTGCAGGGCATTCCGGCGGACGGCGCGGTGGCGGAGGCGTCGCCGGGGCAGTTCGAGGTCAACCTGCACCATACCGATGACGTGTTGCAGGCCTGCGATCACGCGCTGGCGCTGAAGCGGCTGGTGCGCATGGTGGCCGAGAACCACAACATGCAGGCCACCTTTATGGCCAAGCCGTATGAGGAGCACGCCGGCAGCGGCATGCACGTGCACATCAGCATGCTGAACGCGCAGGGCAACAACGTGTTCGCCGACGACGACGGCGAAGACTCGGCGCTGTTGAAACAGGCGCTGGCGGGCATGATAGCCCTGATGCCGTCTTCGATGGCGCTGCTGGCGCCGAACGTCAACGCTTACCGTCGTTTCCAGCCCGGCATGTATGTGCCGACCCAGGCTTCCTGGGGGCATAACAACCGCACCGTGGCGCTGCGCATCCCCTGCGGCGATCGCGACAACCACCGCGTGGAGTACCGCGTGGCGGGCGCCGATGCCAACCCTTATCTGGTGATGGCGACCATTCTGGCCGGTATCGTTTACGGGCTGGAAACCGCGCTGCCGCTGCCTGAGCCGGTGACGGGCAACGGGCTGGAGCAGGACGGGCTGCCGTTCCCTATCCGCCAGAGCGACGCGCTGTACGAGTTCGAACATCAGCCGGTGCTCAATGCATTGCTGGGCGAACGCTTCAGCCATGTCTACCTGGCTTGCAAAACCGATGAGCTGGTGCAGTTTGAGCGCCTGATCACCGAAACCGAAATCGAGTGGATGCTGAAAAACGCCTGA
- the puuR gene encoding HTH-type transcriptional regulator PuuR, protein MSDVSLAPGKRLSQIRQQLGLSQRRVAELSGLTHSAISTIEQDKVSPAISTLQKLLTVYGLSLSAFFAEPEKPTEPQIVIGSDDLIEIGSQGVSMKLIHNGDPNRTLAMMIETYEPGTTTGERIKHQGEEIGTLLEGEVVLQVNGQSYHLLAGQSYAINTGIPHSFSNTSARICRIISAHTPTTF, encoded by the coding sequence ATGAGCGACGTCAGCTTGGCACCGGGAAAACGTCTGTCGCAAATCCGTCAACAATTAGGGTTGTCGCAGCGCCGGGTCGCCGAACTGTCTGGGTTAACCCACAGCGCCATCAGCACTATCGAGCAGGACAAGGTCAGCCCGGCCATCAGCACACTGCAAAAACTGCTGACGGTGTACGGTCTTTCGCTGTCGGCATTTTTCGCCGAGCCGGAAAAGCCGACGGAGCCGCAAATCGTGATAGGCAGTGACGATCTGATCGAAATCGGCAGCCAGGGCGTTTCGATGAAGCTGATCCACAACGGCGACCCGAACCGCACGTTGGCGATGATGATAGAGACCTACGAGCCGGGCACCACCACCGGCGAGCGCATCAAACATCAGGGGGAAGAGATCGGTACGCTGCTGGAGGGTGAAGTGGTGCTGCAGGTCAACGGCCAAAGCTATCACCTGCTGGCCGGGCAGAGCTATGCCATCAATACCGGCATCCCCCACAGTTTCAGCAACACGTCGGCGCGCATTTGCCGGATTATCAGCGCCCATACGCCGACGACATTCTGA
- the puuD gene encoding gamma-glutamyl-gamma-aminobutyrate hydrolase: protein MDNIFNIPVIGVVMCRYRLNGHLTQTLQEKYLNAVITAGGLPIALPHALAEPEMLAELLPRLDGILLPGSPSNVQPHLYGENGDEPDADPGRDALSLALIRQAFDRRIPLFAICRGMQEMVVATQGTLHRRLYELPELQEHREDHDLPLEQQYAPAHEVIVQEGGLLSQLIPDCNRFWVNSLHGQGAKTLGASVRIEAHAADGLVEAISVRDQPFALGVQWHPEWNSEEYALSRLLFDGFITACRNYQKEKRP from the coding sequence ATGGACAATATATTTAACATACCAGTCATCGGCGTCGTCATGTGCAGGTATAGGTTAAACGGGCACCTCACACAGACCTTGCAAGAAAAGTACCTGAATGCCGTTATCACCGCCGGCGGCTTGCCGATCGCCCTGCCGCACGCGCTGGCAGAGCCGGAAATGCTGGCGGAGCTGCTGCCGCGACTCGACGGCATTTTGCTACCGGGCAGCCCCAGTAATGTGCAGCCGCACCTTTATGGTGAAAACGGCGATGAGCCTGACGCCGATCCTGGCCGAGACGCGTTGAGCCTGGCGCTGATCCGCCAGGCGTTCGACAGGCGCATTCCCCTTTTCGCCATTTGCCGCGGCATGCAGGAGATGGTAGTCGCCACCCAAGGCACCCTGCATCGCCGCCTGTACGAACTGCCCGAGCTGCAGGAACACCGTGAAGATCACGACCTGCCGCTGGAACAGCAATACGCCCCCGCCCACGAAGTCATCGTTCAGGAGGGGGGGCTGCTTTCGCAACTGATACCGGATTGCAACAGATTCTGGGTGAACTCGCTGCACGGCCAGGGCGCAAAAACCCTGGGCGCAAGCGTTCGCATCGAGGCGCACGCCGCCGACGGGCTGGTGGAGGCGATCAGCGTGCGCGATCAGCCTTTCGCGCTCGGCGTGCAGTGGCACCCGGAGTGGAACAGCGAAGAGTATGCCCTGTCGCGCCTGTTGTTTGATGGTTTCATCACCGCTTGTCGGAACTATCAAAAGGAAAAACGCCCATGA
- the yddG gene encoding aromatic amino acid DMT transporter YddG, whose product MPALPSRTRATLFGLLAILLWSSVVGLIRSVSEGLGPIGGAAMIYSVSAVFLLVAIGVPKWRSFPRPYLIVGSLLFVSYEICLSLSLGYANTRLQAIEVGMINYLWPCFTVLMALALNGQKAKWWLLPGLLLSLFGIGWIMSGEGGWSPAQMLANVRSNPLSYALAFSGAVIWALYCNLTKKIAQGSNGVVLFIVLTALALWLKYAFSAESGMQFSAGVTVTLLCAGVAMGAGYAAWNVGILHGNMTLLATVSYFTPVLSAVFAALVLHTSLTANFWQGVAMVTLGSLICWRATRGN is encoded by the coding sequence ATGCCCGCTTTGCCCTCGCGTACCCGCGCCACGTTGTTCGGTCTATTGGCCATTTTGCTGTGGAGCAGCGTCGTCGGCCTGATCCGCAGCGTTAGCGAAGGGCTGGGGCCGATTGGCGGCGCGGCGATGATTTACAGCGTCAGCGCGGTGTTTTTGTTGGTGGCGATCGGCGTGCCGAAGTGGCGCAGTTTTCCTCGGCCTTATCTCATCGTCGGCAGCCTGCTGTTCGTCAGCTATGAGATTTGCCTGTCGCTGTCGCTCGGCTACGCCAATACCCGCCTGCAGGCGATAGAAGTGGGCATGATCAACTACCTGTGGCCTTGTTTCACCGTGCTGATGGCACTGGCGCTCAACGGGCAAAAGGCCAAATGGTGGTTGCTGCCGGGGCTGCTGCTGTCGTTGTTCGGCATCGGCTGGATCATGAGCGGCGAGGGCGGTTGGTCGCCGGCGCAGATGCTGGCCAACGTGCGCAGCAATCCGCTCAGCTACGCGCTGGCGTTCAGCGGCGCGGTGATCTGGGCGCTGTACTGCAACCTGACCAAGAAAATCGCCCAAGGTAGCAATGGGGTGGTGCTGTTCATCGTGTTAACCGCGTTGGCGCTGTGGCTGAAGTACGCTTTCAGTGCGGAAAGCGGTATGCAGTTCAGCGCCGGCGTGACCGTGACGCTGTTGTGCGCCGGGGTGGCGATGGGGGCGGGGTATGCCGCCTGGAACGTCGGCATTCTGCACGGCAACATGACGCTGCTGGCCACCGTCTCTTATTTTACTCCGGTGCTGTCGGCGGTGTTCGCCGCGCTGGTGCTGCACACCTCGCTGACCGCCAATTTCTGGCAGGGTGTGGCGATGGTGACACTCGGTTCGTTGATCTGTTGGCGGGCAACCCGTGGAAATTAA
- a CDS encoding APC family permease gives MTIKTIDGGPAGKPQLRKSLKLWQVVMMGLAYLTPMTVFDTFGIVSGLTDGHVPTSYLLALAGVLFTAISYGKLVRQFPTAGSAYTYAQKAINPHVGFLVGWSSLLDYLFLPMINTLLAKIYLTALFPEVPPWVWVVGFVILITAINLKSVNLVANFNTLFVLAQVAIILVFIYLVVRGLHNGEGMGTVWSLRPFLSENAHLLPIITGATILCFSFLGFDAVTTLCEETPDAAKVIPRAIFLTALYGGVIFISVSFFIQLFFPSIQRFHQPDAALPEIALYVGGKLFQSIFLCVTFINTLASGLASHASVSRLLYVMGRDNVFPEKFFGYIHPKWRTPALNVLMVGLVALSALSFDLVTATALINFGALVAFTFVNLSVISHFFIREGRNKSWKDRFNFLFLPLVGALTVGVLWLNLEKSSLTMGLIWATLGFGYLAWLTRRFRQPPPQLERQPQQ, from the coding sequence ATGACGATTAAAACCATCGACGGCGGTCCTGCGGGCAAACCGCAGCTGCGCAAATCCCTCAAACTGTGGCAGGTAGTGATGATGGGCCTGGCCTATCTGACGCCGATGACGGTGTTTGATACCTTTGGCATCGTCTCGGGCCTCACCGACGGTCACGTGCCGACTTCTTATCTATTGGCGCTGGCCGGCGTGCTGTTCACCGCCATCAGCTATGGCAAACTGGTGCGCCAGTTTCCTACCGCCGGCTCCGCCTATACCTATGCGCAGAAGGCGATCAACCCGCACGTCGGTTTTCTTGTGGGGTGGTCATCGCTGCTCGATTATCTGTTCCTGCCGATGATCAACACGCTGCTGGCGAAGATTTACCTGACCGCGCTGTTCCCGGAAGTGCCGCCCTGGGTGTGGGTGGTGGGCTTCGTTATCCTGATTACCGCCATCAACCTGAAAAGCGTCAATCTGGTGGCCAACTTCAATACCCTGTTCGTACTGGCGCAGGTGGCGATCATTCTGGTGTTCATCTACCTGGTGGTGCGCGGCCTGCACAACGGCGAGGGGATGGGCACGGTGTGGAGCCTGCGGCCGTTCCTCAGCGAGAATGCGCACCTGTTGCCGATCATTACCGGCGCGACTATCCTGTGCTTCTCGTTCCTCGGCTTTGACGCGGTCACCACGCTGTGCGAAGAGACGCCCGACGCCGCCAAGGTGATCCCGCGCGCCATCTTCCTGACCGCGTTGTACGGCGGGGTGATCTTTATCAGCGTGTCGTTCTTCATCCAGCTGTTTTTCCCGTCCATTCAACGCTTCCACCAACCTGACGCGGCACTGCCGGAGATCGCGTTGTACGTCGGCGGCAAGCTGTTCCAGTCGATTTTCCTGTGCGTGACCTTCATCAACACGTTGGCCTCCGGCCTGGCGTCGCACGCCAGCGTGTCGCGCCTGTTGTACGTGATGGGGCGCGATAACGTGTTCCCGGAAAAATTCTTCGGTTACATCCATCCCAAATGGCGCACGCCGGCGCTGAACGTGCTGATGGTCGGGCTGGTGGCGCTGTCGGCGCTGTCGTTCGACCTGGTCACCGCCACGGCGCTGATCAACTTTGGCGCGCTGGTGGCCTTTACCTTCGTCAACCTGTCAGTCATCAGCCACTTCTTTATTCGCGAAGGGCGCAACAAAAGTTGGAAGGATCGCTTTAATTTCCTGTTCCTGCCGCTGGTGGGGGCGCTGACGGTGGGGGTGCTGTGGTTGAACCTGGAGAAGAGCTCGCTGACCATGGGCCTTATCTGGGCGACGCTGGGCTTCGGCTACTTGGCCTGGCTGACCCGGCGTTTTCGCCAGCCACCGCCGCAGCTGGAGCGGCAGCCGCAGCAATAA